In a single window of the Thiohalophilus sp. genome:
- a CDS encoding class I SAM-dependent methyltransferase, with the protein MKPVFRSVLQRIATGLLLIVVSTAPLIDVASAGENVNPDINRHYQDPDFARWQSTFERRGREVYDQRHAIIEALDLEPGMRIADVGAGTGLFTRLFAQQVGATGKVYAVDIAQNFIDNTLRTAREQDLNNVEGVVNDQQSTHLPAKSVDLVFLSDTYHHFE; encoded by the coding sequence ATGAAGCCTGTTTTTCGCAGTGTACTGCAACGGATCGCAACCGGCCTGTTGCTGATCGTAGTGTCAACCGCACCATTGATCGATGTCGCATCGGCCGGGGAAAACGTCAATCCCGATATCAATCGCCATTATCAGGATCCGGATTTTGCACGCTGGCAGAGCACTTTTGAGCGGCGCGGACGGGAAGTCTACGATCAACGGCACGCGATTATCGAGGCGCTCGATCTAGAACCAGGTATGCGTATCGCCGACGTGGGGGCCGGTACCGGCCTGTTCACCCGATTGTTCGCCCAGCAGGTCGGCGCGACCGGCAAAGTCTATGCCGTGGATATTGCCCAAAACTTTATCGATAACACTCTGCGTACGGCCCGCGAACAGGATCTGAATAATGTCGAGGGGGTAGTGAACGATCAACAGTCCACCCACCTGCCCGCGAAGAGCGTTGACCTGGTCTTCTTAAGCGACACCTATCACCATTTTGAATA